One Parcubacteria group bacterium DNA window includes the following coding sequences:
- a CDS encoding ribonuclease HI family protein: protein MRKITIYTDGGARNNPGPSGAGIVITDEKKGVLKKIALPLGTQTNNWAEYEAVAHALQELKKIIPKDERGETEVEVRSDSELIIKQLRGEYQIKEPTLFPQFIKVWNSKVADFPRLSFTHIRREENTEADALSNEAMDEVERKAKTLFTSK, encoded by the coding sequence ATGCGGAAAATTACTATCTACACTGATGGGGGAGCAAGAAACAATCCGGGTCCTTCCGGCGCTGGAATTGTCATTACAGACGAAAAGAAAGGGGTTTTGAAGAAAATCGCTCTGCCACTAGGCACGCAGACAAATAACTGGGCAGAGTACGAAGCGGTAGCCCACGCGCTCCAAGAATTAAAGAAGATAATCCCCAAAGATGAGCGTGGAGAGACAGAAGTCGAGGTGCGGTCAGACAGTGAGCTCATTATCAAGCAGTTGCGCGGGGAGTATCAGATTAAAGAACCAACTCTTTTCCCACAGTTCATAAAAGTTTGGAATAGCAAGGTGGCCGATTTTCCACGTTTGTCCTTCACACACATACGTCGCGAAGAAAACACGGAGGCAGACGCCCTCTCGAATGAGGCAATGGATGAGGTGGAAAGAAAGGCAAAGACCTTATTTACCTCAAAATAA
- the recJ gene encoding single-stranded-DNA-specific exonuclease RecJ, which translates to MTYGAAVSRGEREEIVQTEISELLTLLLQNRGIEEHEREFFLNPDYDLHTHDPFLLKDMERSVSRVLKAVKGGERIVAYTDYDTDGIPAGIIFHDFFKKIGFSNFRNYIPHRHNEGFGVHVSAVEELAGEGTALIITADCGMADSKAIERANELGIDVIVTDHHLPQEMPPAYAIINPKQEGDQYPFKDLCGAAVAWKLVTAVLRRGNEEGVFVVHDGWEKWLLDMVGIATLSDMVPLRGENRALAYYGLAVLKRNRRKGLQELLRAARVRQSLLTEDDVGFVIGPRINVASRMDSPEKAFRLLATENDAEALALTKELEVLNNKRKGFVAAIVKEARARLQESQLKSVLVLGNTNWQPGLLGLAANTLMQEFSRPVFLWGEGGDGTLKGSCRSDGSVHLLELMQCADEILTAYGGHECAGGFSVRRDKLHLLADALAEASNTVPRRERKGAQEADTTLSLDNVTREAYGVIEKLSPYGMGNPKPLFLFRNAEVRRVEGFGKQKNHLKLIFANSFGREIEAIQFFAEHLLGRFAVGQYVQFSAHIEKNVFAGRDSLRLRIVDIGEE; encoded by the coding sequence ATGACATACGGCGCGGCAGTATCTCGAGGTGAACGCGAAGAAATCGTTCAAACAGAGATTTCAGAACTACTTACCCTCCTCCTTCAAAATCGCGGGATTGAAGAGCATGAGCGCGAGTTTTTTCTAAACCCTGACTACGACCTCCACACACATGACCCGTTTCTCTTAAAGGACATGGAACGAAGTGTCTCGCGCGTTCTCAAGGCTGTGAAGGGTGGCGAGCGGATTGTTGCATATACCGACTATGACACGGATGGTATTCCTGCCGGGATTATTTTCCACGACTTTTTTAAGAAAATCGGTTTCTCTAATTTTAGAAATTATATTCCGCATCGCCACAACGAAGGGTTTGGCGTACACGTAAGCGCGGTTGAGGAGCTTGCGGGCGAGGGGACCGCTCTCATTATCACCGCCGACTGTGGCATGGCGGACTCTAAGGCGATTGAGCGCGCAAACGAGCTCGGCATTGATGTCATCGTAACAGATCACCACCTGCCGCAGGAGATGCCCCCTGCATACGCGATCATAAACCCGAAACAAGAAGGGGACCAATATCCATTCAAGGACCTATGTGGAGCGGCAGTTGCCTGGAAGCTCGTCACAGCAGTCTTGCGTAGAGGAAACGAAGAAGGTGTGTTTGTGGTCCACGATGGTTGGGAAAAGTGGCTCCTAGATATGGTGGGTATCGCGACACTCTCCGACATGGTGCCGCTTCGTGGGGAAAATAGGGCCCTTGCCTACTATGGACTCGCAGTGCTCAAGCGGAACAGGAGGAAGGGACTCCAGGAACTTTTGCGTGCGGCGCGCGTGAGACAGAGCTTACTCACCGAAGATGATGTCGGGTTTGTTATTGGGCCGCGTATCAACGTCGCTTCGCGGATGGATTCTCCCGAAAAAGCTTTTCGCCTACTTGCGACAGAAAACGATGCAGAAGCGCTCGCCCTTACCAAAGAACTTGAGGTACTGAACAATAAAAGGAAGGGTTTTGTCGCGGCTATCGTAAAGGAGGCGCGCGCACGCCTTCAGGAGTCCCAACTCAAATCGGTCCTTGTCTTGGGTAACACGAATTGGCAGCCGGGCCTACTTGGACTTGCGGCGAACACCCTTATGCAGGAATTCTCGCGCCCGGTATTTTTGTGGGGCGAGGGCGGGGATGGGACCCTCAAGGGGTCGTGCCGTTCAGATGGCAGTGTCCATTTGCTCGAGCTTATGCAATGTGCCGATGAGATACTCACGGCGTACGGAGGACACGAATGCGCAGGCGGCTTTTCGGTAAGAAGGGACAAGCTACACCTCCTTGCCGATGCCCTTGCGGAGGCAAGTAACACAGTACCGCGTCGAGAGCGAAAGGGGGCGCAGGAAGCAGACACAACACTCTCGCTCGACAATGTAACAAGGGAGGCGTATGGCGTTATAGAGAAGCTTTCGCCCTATGGGATGGGCAACCCCAAACCACTTTTTCTTTTTCGGAATGCGGAGGTCAGGCGTGTCGAGGGCTTCGGGAAGCAAAAGAACCATCTCAAACTTATCTTTGCAAATAGCTTTGGCAGAGAGATAGAAGCAATACAATTTTTTGCAGAACACTTACTCGGTCGTTTTGCGGTGGGGCAGTACGTACAGTTCTCCGCCCACATCGAGAAGAATGTCTTTGCCGGCCGCGACAGTTTGCGCCTCCGAATTGTAGATATTGGAGAGGAGTGA
- a CDS encoding SIMPL domain-containing protein (The SIMPL domain is named for its presence in mouse protein SIMPL (signalling molecule that associates with mouse pelle-like kinase). Bacterial member BP26, from Brucella, was shown to assemble into a channel-like structure, while YggE from E. coli has been associated with resistance to oxidative stress.), producing the protein MITFEEMGNDKVIRYGFIALLFTGALFLLASFAGELKALRFIGQDAQFTRTITVSGSGEAFVVADTAEFSFAVIEEAKTIADAQRVVTETSNALLSYLKDAGVEEKNLKTTSYNISPRYDYQNNRGFPTGERVLIGYEVSHWVSVKTKKTDKAGEMIAQLGSRGATNISSINFTVEDEDEVRREARKEAIEDAEDKAKQLADDLDVRLVKVVNFYESGGGPIYFAREAAFGMGGDMEKGAPPVPELPVGENTVMVNVNVTYAID; encoded by the coding sequence ATGATAACTTTCGAAGAAATGGGGAATGACAAGGTTATACGTTATGGCTTTATCGCGCTTCTTTTTACCGGAGCACTCTTCTTGCTCGCGTCATTCGCGGGTGAATTGAAGGCGCTTCGCTTTATTGGTCAAGACGCCCAGTTTACACGGACGATTACTGTCTCCGGATCCGGGGAAGCGTTTGTCGTCGCTGATACGGCCGAATTCTCCTTTGCTGTTATCGAAGAAGCAAAAACAATCGCAGACGCGCAACGAGTGGTGACAGAAACCAGCAATGCCCTCCTCTCGTACCTTAAGGACGCGGGAGTAGAAGAGAAAAATCTTAAGACCACCAGCTACAACATTTCCCCGCGCTATGATTACCAGAACAATAGAGGATTCCCGACTGGCGAGCGCGTGCTTATTGGGTACGAGGTGTCTCATTGGGTTTCTGTTAAAACCAAAAAGACGGACAAGGCAGGTGAGATGATCGCACAACTCGGGAGCCGTGGCGCAACCAATATCTCTAGCATCAACTTTACCGTTGAAGATGAAGACGAAGTACGACGGGAAGCACGGAAGGAAGCGATTGAAGACGCAGAAGACAAAGCAAAACAGCTCGCAGACGACCTCGATGTACGGCTTGTGAAAGTCGTAAACTTCTATGAATCAGGAGGCGGCCCGATTTACTTTGCTCGTGAGGCGGCCTTTGGCATGGGGGGCGATATGGAAAAGGGAGCCCCACCAGTTCCGGAACTTCCTGTGGGAGAAAACACAGTAATGGTGAATGTGAACGTTACCTACGCGATTGACTAA
- a CDS encoding ZIP family metal transporter, translating into MSEIYLYTLGSVAAVSAISFVGLFALSWKERFLRSIISFLVALAVGALLGDAFIHLIPQAFAEAANPSFVAILIIAGIVLFFLLETLVHWHHAHSLELSGESRNSAKGVHIHPTGYMVLVADGLHNFIDGIIIAVSYLVSIEVGVATTIAVVLHEIPQEIGDFGVLLHAGFGRMRALFLNFVSATLAILGAIIALVAGESIEQFVFWVLPLAAASFIYIATADLFPELRTASKPVFFLQLCAIILGVAAMYLLVFVE; encoded by the coding sequence ATGTCAGAAATCTATCTGTATACATTGGGGAGTGTCGCTGCCGTGAGCGCCATCTCCTTTGTGGGCCTGTTTGCTCTTTCGTGGAAGGAGCGCTTTTTGCGGAGCATTATTTCTTTTTTGGTCGCACTCGCTGTCGGGGCGCTCTTGGGGGACGCATTTATTCACCTTATTCCGCAAGCGTTTGCCGAAGCGGCAAATCCATCTTTTGTTGCAATACTTATTATTGCCGGCATTGTCCTGTTCTTTCTTCTTGAAACATTGGTGCATTGGCACCACGCGCATAGCCTAGAGTTGAGTGGCGAATCTCGAAATAGCGCAAAAGGCGTGCATATACATCCCACTGGCTATATGGTTCTCGTTGCCGACGGCTTACATAATTTCATTGATGGCATCATCATTGCGGTTTCTTATCTTGTTTCTATCGAAGTTGGTGTCGCCACAACAATTGCTGTCGTCTTGCACGAAATTCCCCAGGAGATCGGGGACTTCGGTGTGCTCTTACACGCAGGATTCGGAAGGATGCGGGCGCTTTTTCTTAACTTCGTCTCTGCAACACTTGCCATTTTAGGAGCAATCATCGCCCTTGTGGCGGGCGAGAGTATCGAGCAGTTTGTCTTTTGGGTGCTCCCGCTCGCAGCTGCAAGCTTCATCTACATCGCAACCGCAGACCTCTTCCCCGAGCTTCGTACTGCATCAAAACCAGTCTTTTTCCTGCAACTGTGCGCAATTATTCTCGGCGTTGCCGCAATGTATCTCCTTGTATTTGTTGAATAG
- a CDS encoding NUDIX domain-containing protein, protein MDNFHAHYPKVGVGVIVFKDGKILMGKRKGVHGEGEWSLPGGHLEYMEAIVDCGIREVLEETGIEIENIQFLHVLNMKDYPPHHYIDIALTADWKAGEPKVMERDRCEGWEWHDPRHVPNPVYKAFHAHMEALKTGKRFFDA, encoded by the coding sequence ATGGACAATTTTCACGCACATTATCCAAAGGTTGGTGTCGGGGTCATCGTTTTCAAGGATGGCAAGATTTTAATGGGCAAGCGCAAAGGAGTTCACGGCGAAGGGGAGTGGTCGCTTCCGGGTGGCCACCTTGAATACATGGAGGCTATTGTCGATTGTGGGATACGGGAAGTGTTGGAGGAAACCGGGATTGAAATTGAGAACATTCAGTTTTTGCATGTACTGAACATGAAAGATTATCCGCCACATCATTATATTGATATTGCTCTCACCGCCGATTGGAAGGCCGGTGAACCAAAGGTTATGGAGAGAGATAGGTGTGAAGGGTGGGAGTGGCACGACCCCAGGCATGTCCCAAATCCTGTGTACAAAGCTTTTCACGCACACATGGAGGCGCTCAAGACCGGGAAACGTTTTTTTGACGCCTAG
- the cadA gene encoding cadmium-translocating P-type ATPase: MAEDFKKRFWVALVLSLPVLALSPHAQSLFGLQVSYGFELAFLIASLIYFYGGWPFLRGSWSELKNGQPGMMTLVAAAITAAFLYSGAVVLGFAGNGKELLSELVTLIDIMLLGHWIEMRSVMGASRTLEELAGLLPKTAHLRNANGSVSEVFIADLHIGNEVIIKPGERIPVDGVVVEGLTAVDESMLTGESKLVSKQTGSRVIAGALNAEAVIIVQVTKTGKDTYLSYVVTLVQEAQKSKSKTQDLANRAAMWLTVVALGGGAVTLFAWLFLLQPLGFAVERAIAVIVIACPHALGLAIPLVVAFSTSLSAQKGFLIRDRMAFEAARGVTTIVFDKTGTLTEGAFVVSDVVPFVEYSKEDVLKYAASVDQGSSHPIAKAIVKAAPETYPAEHQSIIPGRGFQAQVKGVLVQVVSEAYVKQQRVSYDTKRADEVLAQGKTAVFVLKEGLPIGFLALDDTVRAEARTAVRVLKEKGHHVVMLTGDNESVAKRVAEELGLDNYFAGVLPHEKSEVIMRLQEEGQKVLMVGDGVNDAPALAQADIGVAIGAGTDVAIETASIILVRNNPLDVVQVMELSRKTYNKMIQNLWWAAGYNIVALPLAAGVLYSAGIVLSPAVGAVLMSLSTVIVAINASLLRNA; the protein is encoded by the coding sequence ATGGCGGAGGATTTTAAAAAGCGCTTTTGGGTAGCGCTTGTTCTCTCGCTCCCAGTACTCGCGCTTTCCCCGCACGCGCAGTCTCTCTTTGGGTTGCAGGTGTCGTACGGCTTTGAATTGGCTTTTCTCATCGCGTCGCTTATCTATTTTTATGGTGGTTGGCCTTTTCTCAGGGGATCGTGGAGTGAGCTAAAAAATGGCCAGCCGGGGATGATGACCCTAGTTGCGGCGGCAATTACGGCCGCCTTCCTCTACAGCGGAGCAGTTGTTCTGGGCTTTGCGGGAAACGGGAAGGAGCTTCTCTCCGAACTTGTGACGCTTATTGATATTATGCTCCTCGGGCATTGGATCGAGATGCGGAGCGTCATGGGCGCATCACGCACGCTCGAAGAACTTGCGGGGCTTCTGCCGAAGACCGCTCACCTACGAAACGCCAATGGTTCTGTTTCCGAGGTCTTCATTGCCGATCTCCACATTGGGAACGAGGTCATCATTAAGCCGGGGGAGCGGATCCCTGTCGACGGTGTTGTTGTCGAGGGTCTCACGGCAGTTGATGAATCGATGCTAACAGGTGAGTCGAAGCTTGTTTCAAAACAAACCGGAAGTCGCGTTATTGCAGGAGCCCTCAATGCAGAGGCTGTTATCATTGTGCAGGTGACAAAAACGGGGAAAGACACCTACCTTTCATATGTGGTGACGCTTGTGCAGGAGGCACAGAAGAGCAAGTCGAAGACCCAGGACTTGGCAAACAGGGCCGCGATGTGGCTCACCGTCGTCGCTTTGGGCGGGGGGGCGGTTACTCTTTTTGCCTGGCTCTTTTTGCTCCAGCCTCTTGGTTTTGCGGTTGAGCGTGCGATTGCGGTCATCGTGATTGCCTGTCCGCACGCACTCGGCCTCGCGATACCGCTTGTTGTCGCCTTCTCCACCTCTTTGTCAGCTCAGAAAGGTTTTTTGATACGAGATCGCATGGCGTTTGAAGCCGCCCGCGGTGTCACTACGATTGTGTTCGATAAGACAGGGACATTAACCGAAGGGGCTTTTGTGGTAAGTGATGTCGTTCCGTTTGTAGAATATTCAAAGGAAGATGTTTTAAAGTACGCGGCGAGTGTTGACCAGGGTTCGTCTCATCCAATCGCTAAGGCAATCGTTAAGGCGGCTCCGGAAACCTACCCAGCGGAACATCAAAGCATTATTCCCGGGCGTGGTTTCCAGGCGCAAGTGAAGGGAGTGTTGGTGCAGGTGGTCTCCGAAGCGTATGTAAAACAGCAACGCGTGTCGTATGATACAAAACGCGCAGACGAGGTGTTGGCTCAAGGCAAAACCGCAGTATTTGTTTTGAAAGAAGGGTTGCCGATAGGTTTCCTTGCCCTTGACGATACGGTACGTGCGGAAGCCCGCACCGCCGTGAGGGTGCTTAAAGAAAAAGGGCATCACGTTGTGATGTTAACCGGCGACAATGAATCTGTTGCAAAACGTGTTGCCGAAGAACTCGGTCTCGATAACTATTTCGCAGGAGTATTGCCCCACGAAAAATCCGAAGTCATTATGCGCCTCCAAGAGGAGGGACAAAAAGTGTTAATGGTTGGGGACGGGGTAAATGACGCCCCCGCGCTTGCCCAGGCGGATATCGGTGTTGCCATAGGGGCTGGCACTGATGTTGCTATAGAAACGGCAAGTATCATCTTGGTACGCAACAACCCGCTCGATGTCGTTCAAGTCATGGAACTTTCTCGTAAAACATATAATAAAATGATCCAGAATCTTTGGTGGGCGGCAGGATACAATATTGTCGCGCTTCCTCTTGCGGCTGGGGTTCTCTATAGTGCAGGTATCGTGCTTTCACCGGCCGTCGGCGCGGTCTTAATGTCGCTTTCGACTGTTATCGTCGCGATAAATGCCTCACTGTTGCGAAATGCGTAA
- a CDS encoding DUF2914 domain-containing protein translates to MLSKLKGTTKKFESWYFRYEGRFLSGALILGFIVDTLTLRRIDLAFEQFVIVTHLVIVAACITFINFYEGKALAAQSRPFMRRVAPLLMQFSFGALFSGFFIFYSKSASLVTSWPFLIFLIALLIGNEFLRARYQRLVFQVSMFYFVLFSFTIFYVPIVLGAMGGEIFLFSGAISLALVAGFVLALALFIPARIAESKRYLVLSIGTMFVALNVLYFANIIPPIPLSLKGAEVAHQVRRVGDEYIIRDEKRLWFATLLSPEIVHITPHAPVFFYSSIFAPTDLATSIVHEWEHYDDTTGEWVIASRIPFPILGGRDGGYRGYSLIENLAPGRWRVNAKTGRGQLLGRAQFILEYVSETPELVAKKGE, encoded by the coding sequence GTGTTAAGCAAACTGAAGGGGACAACAAAAAAGTTTGAGTCATGGTATTTCCGATATGAAGGACGTTTTTTGTCTGGCGCACTGATTCTTGGGTTTATCGTTGATACGTTGACGCTCAGGCGTATTGATCTTGCCTTTGAGCAGTTTGTGATTGTGACGCATTTGGTCATTGTCGCGGCCTGCATCACCTTTATTAATTTCTACGAAGGAAAAGCGCTCGCCGCGCAGTCGCGACCATTCATGCGGAGGGTTGCGCCGCTTCTCATGCAATTTTCCTTCGGAGCTCTTTTTTCCGGGTTTTTCATTTTCTACAGCAAGAGCGCATCACTCGTCACAAGTTGGCCGTTTCTCATATTCCTGATTGCCCTCCTTATTGGGAATGAGTTTTTGAGAGCCCGCTACCAGCGTCTCGTCTTCCAGGTGAGCATGTTCTATTTTGTATTATTCTCATTTACCATTTTTTACGTCCCGATAGTGTTGGGTGCCATGGGTGGAGAAATATTTCTCTTTAGCGGCGCAATAAGCCTCGCGCTTGTTGCCGGATTCGTTCTTGCCCTCGCCCTCTTCATCCCGGCGCGTATCGCCGAGAGCAAGCGCTACCTTGTCCTGAGCATCGGAACGATGTTTGTCGCATTGAATGTGCTTTATTTTGCCAATATTATTCCGCCCATACCACTCTCGCTCAAGGGGGCAGAGGTGGCCCATCAAGTTCGACGAGTTGGAGATGAGTATATCATTCGAGACGAAAAGAGGTTGTGGTTCGCGACACTGCTATCCCCTGAAATCGTGCATATTACACCTCATGCCCCGGTCTTTTTCTACAGTTCCATCTTTGCGCCGACAGATCTTGCAACTTCAATCGTGCATGAGTGGGAGCACTATGATGATACGACGGGGGAATGGGTCATTGCATCCCGCATCCCCTTCCCAATTCTTGGCGGACGTGACGGCGGGTACCGAGGATATTCCCTCATAGAGAACCTTGCTCCGGGGCGATGGCGCGTCAATGCAAAGACGGGGCGGGGGCAACTTCTCGGTCGCGCGCAGTTTATTCTTGAATATGTGTCAGAGACCCCAGAGCTTGTCGCCAAAAAGGGTGAATAA
- a CDS encoding cation diffusion facilitator family transporter: protein MKPNKAIAGTTSVIFALGGNACITVLKFIGYFLSGSSSLFSEAVHSLADTMNQSLLLIGLRSSTRVADEEYAYGYGNERFLWALISACGIFFLGAGVTVYHGISSLLSHHEAELSTTIFAILITAFVIESFTLYKAAQELRLHNKEKTFVEALEHGDPVTIAVVYEDTAAVLGVIVALCSVTLSYFTHNYLWDAVGSIIVGLILAVIAVFLIKKNREFLIGKSIPEELAEQITEMLVAEPYIEKVIDFKSEVLDIGKYRIKCEIEFNGAALIKEVFDRGDLEGEYEIIKDDYEEFKRFIAYQTNHIPRLVGRKIDEVEKKIIAAVPSVKYIDIEIN, encoded by the coding sequence ATGAAGCCCAATAAAGCAATAGCCGGTACTACCTCGGTCATTTTTGCTTTGGGAGGGAATGCCTGCATAACAGTCCTTAAGTTTATTGGATATTTTCTCTCTGGCTCAAGTTCTCTCTTTAGCGAGGCGGTGCACAGCTTAGCGGACACCATGAACCAATCTCTCCTCCTTATTGGACTCCGTAGTTCAACCCGTGTTGCAGACGAGGAGTACGCATATGGCTACGGGAACGAGCGGTTCCTCTGGGCGCTCATCTCGGCATGCGGCATCTTCTTTTTAGGTGCAGGAGTTACTGTGTATCATGGTATCTCGTCCCTTCTGTCGCACCATGAAGCGGAGCTAAGCACCACAATATTTGCCATTCTCATCACCGCATTTGTTATTGAGTCGTTTACCCTGTACAAGGCGGCTCAAGAACTGCGACTGCATAACAAAGAAAAGACATTTGTTGAGGCACTTGAGCACGGAGATCCAGTTACCATCGCTGTTGTGTACGAAGACACAGCTGCCGTCTTGGGAGTAATCGTAGCCTTATGCTCGGTCACCCTTTCATATTTCACGCACAACTATTTGTGGGATGCCGTTGGTTCTATTATTGTCGGGCTTATCTTGGCCGTTATCGCCGTTTTTCTCATCAAAAAGAATCGAGAATTTCTCATAGGGAAAAGTATTCCAGAGGAACTCGCAGAACAAATCACGGAAATGCTCGTTGCGGAGCCCTATATCGAAAAGGTGATTGATTTCAAATCAGAAGTCCTCGATATTGGGAAGTACCGGATAAAGTGCGAAATAGAATTCAATGGAGCGGCACTCATCAAAGAAGTGTTTGATCGAGGGGATCTTGAGGGGGAATACGAGATCATTAAAGACGACTATGAAGAGTTCAAAAGGTTCATTGCGTACCAGACGAACCACATCCCGCGCCTCGTGGGTCGGAAGATTGATGAAGTAGAGAAGAAGATCATAGCCGCGGTTCCCTCGGTCAAGTATATTGATATCGAAATAAATTAA
- a CDS encoding aminotransferase class IV family protein — translation MHEYCYLNGKIIPSDDATLHISDGGILRGYGIFDFMGIHDGEIFLFDEHWNRFQNSAKKLNLRIPLSKDEFRRQVGLLLRKNKMKDCSLRAVLNAGRIDGLIFNPETPTFFIFLQGDISPKKEAYEKGVKLMTAEHLRLFPEAKTSNYIFPVLLQGKKKKAGAYEILYTWEGNVLEASTCNFCIFKGDTLITPQKNILQGITRYATLKLARDTFEVEERELSLEEVLSEATEAFITSTGRRIVPVTRIDAHTIGDGVVGENTKEMMSRFKGLVERGGW, via the coding sequence ATGCACGAGTATTGTTACCTTAACGGAAAGATTATTCCGAGCGATGACGCGACCTTGCACATAAGTGACGGGGGGATTTTGCGCGGCTATGGGATTTTCGACTTTATGGGTATCCATGACGGCGAGATTTTCCTTTTTGATGAACATTGGAACAGGTTTCAGAACTCCGCAAAGAAACTTAACTTAAGAATTCCGCTCTCAAAGGATGAGTTCAGGCGCCAGGTGGGGCTCTTGCTCCGGAAGAACAAAATGAAAGACTGTTCTCTTCGCGCGGTACTCAACGCCGGAAGAATCGATGGTCTTATCTTCAACCCAGAGACGCCAACCTTCTTCATTTTTCTCCAAGGCGACATTAGTCCGAAGAAGGAAGCCTATGAAAAAGGAGTAAAGCTCATGACGGCAGAGCACCTACGTCTTTTCCCGGAAGCAAAAACAAGTAATTATATTTTCCCCGTCCTTCTCCAGGGCAAAAAGAAGAAGGCTGGGGCGTATGAGATCCTCTACACATGGGAGGGTAATGTGCTCGAAGCTTCAACGTGCAATTTCTGTATTTTTAAGGGCGACACACTCATCACTCCGCAAAAGAATATTCTCCAAGGCATCACTCGTTACGCCACACTTAAGTTGGCGAGAGATACGTTTGAGGTCGAAGAGCGCGAATTGTCTCTCGAAGAAGTTTTGAGTGAAGCAACCGAAGCGTTCATCACCTCAACGGGGCGTCGCATTGTGCCGGTTACACGCATTGATGCCCACACAATCGGTGATGGTGTTGTTGGGGAGAATACGAAAGAAATGATGTCTCGTTTTAAAGGTCTTGTTGAACGCGGCGGCTGGTAG
- a CDS encoding response regulator encodes MARNPMKPKVLFVDDERGVHAAWKLQLADLGDKVEIVQAFTVDEAIEQFKANPDLAAIVLDGYLSGHSTVPEALALIKEFSPTFTGPMISVSSDEFVRMRCVAMGCTHECQKRDLPRRLIAILKL; translated from the coding sequence ATGGCGAGGAATCCAATGAAGCCGAAGGTTCTTTTTGTTGATGACGAAAGGGGTGTCCACGCGGCGTGGAAACTGCAGCTTGCAGACTTGGGCGATAAAGTAGAGATAGTTCAGGCTTTTACTGTTGATGAGGCGATAGAACAGTTCAAGGCCAATCCTGATCTCGCTGCGATCGTCTTGGATGGCTATTTGAGTGGTCACAGCACGGTACCCGAAGCGCTCGCCCTCATTAAGGAGTTTAGTCCCACATTTACGGGTCCAATGATTTCTGTTTCAAGTGATGAGTTTGTTCGCATGCGTTGCGTAGCGATGGGATGCACCCACGAATGTCAGAAACGCGACCTTCCTCGTCGGCTCATCGCGATACTGAAGTTGTGA
- a CDS encoding PH domain-containing protein — protein sequence MQQLDPKAVLMFFIQNLLIFGLPIIIIIFSFLGDEGAVLLEELEISPVLWWGGLLSLGVLVIILLWVIAKLTYHFVRYELREEGFRKEHGIIWKTYVTIPYNRIQNVDIHRGIIARLLGLSDLEIQTAGASAVVRRRGVWGVGAEGTLPGLSREVAEKLRDELVHRARKGAGQGL from the coding sequence ATGCAACAACTCGACCCTAAAGCCGTTTTGATGTTTTTCATTCAAAACCTGCTCATTTTTGGTTTACCCATAATTATCATCATCTTTTCCTTTTTGGGGGACGAGGGTGCGGTACTACTGGAAGAACTCGAAATATCACCCGTACTGTGGTGGGGTGGACTGCTCTCCCTTGGGGTACTTGTGATTATTCTCCTCTGGGTTATTGCCAAACTTACCTACCATTTTGTTCGCTACGAACTCCGCGAAGAAGGATTTCGCAAAGAGCACGGCATCATCTGGAAAACATACGTAACCATTCCTTACAACCGTATCCAAAACGTCGATATTCATCGCGGGATTATTGCTCGGCTATTGGGCTTATCCGATCTCGAGATTCAAACAGCGGGAGCTAGCGCAGTTGTTCGTCGTCGTGGTGTCTGGGGGGTTGGAGCAGAGGGGACCCTCCCTGGTCTCTCAAGGGAGGTTGCAGAAAAACTTCGCGATGAACTCGTCCATCGTGCGAGGAAAGGAGCGGGGCAAGGTCTCTAG
- a CDS encoding DUF1905 domain-containing protein, producing the protein MVTKAFVVKEKLHVFPMEAPWTYVPIPDSKVPDVPRGGWGSIPVMATVGKTTWRTSLFPIKGKQYFIPIKKSVCRKESLVIGEEVTVRYVLASK; encoded by the coding sequence ATGGTTACTAAGGCTTTTGTCGTAAAAGAAAAACTCCACGTGTTCCCAATGGAGGCGCCGTGGACCTATGTCCCTATTCCGGACTCGAAGGTGCCAGATGTGCCGCGCGGTGGGTGGGGGAGCATCCCTGTCATGGCGACGGTTGGCAAGACGACGTGGCGGACCTCACTCTTTCCTATTAAAGGCAAACAGTACTTCATCCCGATAAAAAAGTCGGTCTGCAGAAAAGAGTCCCTCGTCATCGGAGAAGAGGTAACTGTTCGTTACGTTTTAGCGAGCAAGTGA